The following is a genomic window from Malus sylvestris chromosome 12, drMalSylv7.2, whole genome shotgun sequence.
GCCGAGTTCCCGTGAACTTAGGCTACGAAACTGTTGTTGCTTCTCTCTTTGAGCTAGCATCGAAACTCGAGGGCCCATTGGTGAGATAGGTTCCACATTCCGTGGAGACATCCTCCCAGATGATGGGCCCCCATAAGAGGCCTGCAATAGAGCATGATCAGCAGTTTTTGGAGAAAAGGTTGTGTGGATCGGTGAAAGAATGCTCTGCTGGTGTTGAAATTGATTGAGAACAGCTGATTTATGAGTTGGGGAGAAAACACCTGATTGCAATGATTGATCAGAGTACCGGGGTGATAAGCTCTCTGCAGAGAAGATATCATCAAGATTTGAGGGGGTTAGGGTTGTCCTTCGACCAGAACGGTTCAGTGAATTATTACTCAGAGATGGTTGGGATAGGCAAGATAATTCATTTAGTAGCTGCTGTTGCTGCAGCTGCTGTTGCTGCATATCAAACTCTGGCAGTAAATCAAAATCATCCGCAGGCATATCTCTTGCGCAAAGAGAAGATCTCAAGCGACTAGACTGAAGATTGCTACCTGGCAGATGCAAGGCCGGGACATTAGGTTGGGGCCAACCCAGAGATGAGTGTGACATGCCATTGGCAGATGGAGACATGGGTGGAGTAAATGGTGAAGGAGACATAACATTGACCGATGATGGGGAACCAGGCAAGAGGCTCATTGCAGCAGCAAAATCCATGGCTGAAGCACCAGAGGTGCTCGAGCGAGGAGAAGGAACAGCAGAACCAGTAGAAACATATAATGGCCTGAGTTCCTCTGTGGTGTGGGCAAAAAAGCAGACTCTCCTTGCACAGCTTGTACCATCCTTGCAAAGTCGGGTCCGATACTGAGCTGGGTGTAGCCAGCACTCAAAAACCCCATGAGCATATTCACACATATCTCCACGTCTGCAAGCCCCCTTTCTGAAATCAGGACAAGGAACACAGCTATAATGAAATTTCCTTGGATCCCTTCTTCGCGCATTTTCCCCTGGATGGACAAAAGGGCACTCAGTCCAATCATGAGAGTATGCACGTGAACAAGGCCTCACCTTGAATGAATACATTCGGAACTCATCAGTTGAATAAATGCTGTTCTTGATGTCTGGAAGAGAGGGGTCAACAggatattccttcttctctgATGCAGAAGAGAGAGAATTATAGAACTTCGACTTTGTTGGGGAACAAGTAAAATCTAAAGCAGACGGAGACCCATTTTCTGGGGAAGCTGACAGTGGAGGAGAAGTTGAATGTATGGTTCTCGTTGACACTGTGAGAGTTTTTTCACCAGCAGTACCATTTATCACAAGGAGTTCTTCTAGAGCTAATTTGACATTTTGTAGCCTAGGAGGAACAACTATAACATCAATAGGCCGATGACCATTAGCATCAAGCAAATTAGGATCAGCACCAGCTCCTAAAAGCAGCTTCACACAATCCACAGCATTCTCAGCCCCACCTGAAGCAGCACAGTGAAGAGCAGTGCTCCTATCACGCCCACAGGCCTGGTTCACATCAGcatcagagagagaaagaattaGCTTCATGACATCAATGCTACCATATGTAGCAGCAACCATTAAAGGGGTTCTCTGCTCATTAACCATCTGTTTTGAGCCCTTCTGACGACAATACCACAAACCAATCTCATCGATGGCAGAAGGGTCCTGCTCAATTGATCGTTTAAAGCTCTCAATGTCATTGTTCGCAGCAAGCTCAAGTAAACTGGCAAAAGCATCTTCAGTTTCAACTGTCAAGTGATTCATGGCTGTATTGGAGAGTCTACTTTCGTCAACAGAGATAAGAGATGCCGCTGGAGAAGAATTGAGTTTTATCTGGTCTGATCCATTGCACATGCTTTCATTTGCTGGGATGCCAGCTGaacataataataacaaatcattgaattaaactacaacaaatatatagatatatgtatatacatattaCACATACAAACACCCATACGAACTAAATGTCCCCAAAAGAAACCATAAGGACAAAGTGGCCATACAACGATGACGCCGATTTTAGACTAACAAACAACATTCTTAGAAACAAGAAACACAAGCTTGGTGGATTTAACAGACACGAATAGATATCCAACTAACGGAACTCAGTAATCCACGAATCAAATTGGTTTTCTATTTTCGATACTAGCCGATTGATAAAAAGTTAAGTGCAAATGGTTTAACTCCCTCAAGGAATTTCACTCCCCTTCCATACAGAGTCTCCAATAGAGTATGAACACAAGTTGTATATCAGATTTGTCGATTTCAAATCCGATGCCATATAAATCACACATAATCTCAAACATATTATTAATtccataagaaaaatattaagaaaTCAACCCCTGTTAGAGTACTGAGCAAACattgaaaaaccaaaaataaaattatataagaaattaagattCACACACATGGGTGATTAATTTTTATCAGAAACACTACCAACATTGAACTATGCTGAGAAATTAAAACCCCTAAAAAATCTTAACATAAAATCGCAtcctttttgtaatttttatcaTCACCTAAAACAAACAGATCTGTGAGCACAGAAACCAAAGTCAACACTCAAACCAAAATACAACTTTTAAGGATCAAAGCAGCCACAATCGCACTACTGATCTTcccaaaaatgtaaaaaaataaagaaaaatattgaTAATTTATATGATAATTTCTCACTCCTCAAAAATCACACAGCtataaccaaacaaaaataCGTACAAAATATCCATGGATATCGAGAGTCGTCATTCCTGAAGATCAAGAGTAGAAGACGGTATCCTCAGCCAGTCTAAGACTGAGACACAATAtatatgcgtgtgtgtgtgtataggtGAGTTTATAGTGTGATCGAAGCGAATCTTACCAAATCTTCCAGCTAAGAAAGAGAGGGCGGAAGCAGCACCATTGAAGGACTGCGACAGTGACGCAGATCTAaaactgcttcttcttcttcttcaggtcACCTCTCAAAAAGACTTGTTTGGACTCCGAGAAAATCTTCCTCTGTTTTCTGAGCaaataaagagagagaaagaagaagaaaagatagAGAGAATAAAAAAGCgccctcttcttccttctcccaaTTCCTCTGCCCTGTGCTttcgaaattaaaattttttaaaaaaattaaaaaatataaattaaattaataattttttgggtttgttgATAAAATCGCCTATCCAATACGGGcaaaagaaaaacttaaaaaagcCAAAGGCGCACTGAGGGTCGCTGTTTTCACGCCATTTTCTTTTGGGTCCAATGACATTGCGCCACGTCAGGGTGGTCTGGACACGCGCGATATTTTCGCAAAAGAGAGGGAAATTATCGGAAATTAAATTCTCCTGAATCTGCACGTGGCGGAGCCTGATTGGTGGATGGTACGTAGCAGAAGTGGGAATAAGAGTACACGAGCCGGAGCGCTGTTGTAATAATCTGACTTTTGTCTTTCGGTGACATTTCATTGAAATTCAACCTAAATCCAGTCGACATGACACTTCATTTGTGCGTCCAGGAAATCCAGTGCACCCGGTTAGACACAATTAACCTGCAACCAAATGACGTGGCGCTATTCTATTGGAATGAGTTTTATATTTAGGTAGGTGGACCAGGTTGGTGGACCAGTGTTCGGATGACACGTGAGACATGATGGGGTCCCCGCAGGCAGACAATAGGGAGTGTAATGAATTCTTGCACGAAGTTTATGAGTCCTTGGAAACCGGTTTGGAAGGTGGAAAGGTGGGAGGAGTTACCGGTTAGGTGTGTAAAGAGTACCAACATGACCGCAGAAGCCGGTGATGACGCACGCGCGTGCGCGAATTGGATTAAACTGGAATGGAATGAGGGAGTGGCGTCCGCCAATTAGGGCGGTTCGGGCCTCTGGTCGCAAGCGTACGGGAGCGGACTTAAAAGGCACGACTCAGTTTTGGTTAATTGTGCAGTCAAATCCACAAGGAGcggaaaagaaaaactaaaagcATGAAGGACCTTGGTGTAAAAGGCATAGAGAGCACCAAGGGCTAAAAATAATGAAACGAAAAGGTTTTTGACacatattaattaaaataaaataattttcctACGCTCCTCCTTTTATTGGTTAAAAGaatttgtaaatatattatatgaaaatgatttaacggttaaaacATTTATCTTATATGAAAATGATTTAAAGAACGCGCTCATTTCAGTTATACTCGTGTATTTTACATGAAATTTCATTTTATTCTATACACGTTATTAAGTTTCATTTCAGTTCTGACACTCTGTACCATTGTACATATCTCATATTACCTTGTTCATCAACTAGGTTGACACAAACGTTATCTCATATTACCTCATCCATCAGTTAGGATGAAAAAAGCGTTAGTTCGTTGACATTTCAGAGATTCATTGTTCTTTTTCACAGTGAATATAGAGAAAGGTTAAACAAATTGTATGTGGTTCCAACATTTTTTCAATAACTAAAACTAATTATTGTAATTCAGTTCTTTAGAATCATTAATCAATTTGTTTTGTAACTAATTGTTTGTCTCCCATCACATTTAGATGCTCCAACTATAAAATCGATTTGAAATAACTAAAGATCTGATGTTCCTTCAACGAAAAGCGTTTCCTTCAATCCAACTAAAGAAATTGGTAATTGAAGCGAAATTAATAAACATGATTGACCACGTTTAATCCTCACAGCTTGTAAATAGTTAAACTCAATGTTAATGAGCCTAATATACTTTGCTAGTAGATCAccataagttttaaaaaaacgTGGCATATTGTTTTTACtagccaaattttttttgttctaaaGAGAAGTGGAAAACTTGTGTAAAGgtaaaagttcaaaaccattccgAAATGATTGAACAAAAACTTCTTTTATACAGAAAACTTAACATGAATTTAAAAGAAATGACGagttaaaattttttttaaattaatataacaaatttttaaaacattattttatatgataaattaaaaaatatacataaattcatttgatatttaaaaaagtttcaaaaataaataagcaTTGAGCCGCCCCAGTTGACTAGTAAAACAGTgaaagaaattaagaaaattaacAGTTATGTGTAAAACGTCTAGGTTGTGGTAATCGGAACACGGCGTTACGTCAAGTGATGATTATAGTGGTGACGTGGTACAAGGGTTCCATGTACAGAAATAATTGGATGCACtattttcttattaattttttagttaaTTGTTTGAGATGGAAATCTTTCTTTGTTGGATAAGTTGGGTTAAACaatgtttaataatttttagtGTTCTTGTTTGGTCACCAAATtataaaatgaagttttaacgaaaaactcactgtattgttcactttaacgaaaaatcatatttttacactaaaagtcaatcatggtactattcattttactctttattttgtccttatcgttaaaattcaaagttttcaaaattttttcattagttttcttattaTAAAATTCTAAAATACAAAACTTAAAATTCAGCCCATGAGCTAAGGACATAAGTAGTTGTAGGTCTCACTCGCCCATTATGTgcgagaaaattaaaattagaattTGTAAAGTTATACATGACACAAAATCttagaaaaattaatttctACGTCTTGACAGATTCAGATTAGCGATGGGGTGATTTAAGTTACCCAACGGGTACTCGTTTCATCCCGTTAATAGTAGGGGTTAGTTTAACAATTTTAAGTACGCTAGAAGTTAACAATTAGTAGGAGGCTTTTAACAGAAGggatactattttttttttttttaaatggg
Proteins encoded in this region:
- the LOC126593162 gene encoding zinc finger CCCH domain-containing protein 30-like, with the protein product MCNGSDQIKLNSSPAASLISVDESRLSNTAMNHLTVETEDAFASLLELAANNDIESFKRSIEQDPSAIDEIGLWYCRQKGSKQMVNEQRTPLMVAATYGSIDVMKLILSLSDADVNQACGRDRSTALHCAASGGAENAVDCVKLLLGAGADPNLLDANGHRPIDVIVVPPRLQNVKLALEELLVINGTAGEKTLTVSTRTIHSTSPPLSASPENGSPSALDFTCSPTKSKFYNSLSSASEKKEYPVDPSLPDIKNSIYSTDEFRMYSFKVRPCSRAYSHDWTECPFVHPGENARRRDPRKFHYSCVPCPDFRKGACRRGDMCEYAHGVFECWLHPAQYRTRLCKDGTSCARRVCFFAHTTEELRPLYVSTGSAVPSPRSSTSGASAMDFAAAMSLLPGSPSSVNVMSPSPFTPPMSPSANGMSHSSLGWPQPNVPALHLPGSNLQSSRLRSSLCARDMPADDFDLLPEFDMQQQQLQQQQLLNELSCLSQPSLSNNSLNRSGRRTTLTPSNLDDIFSAESLSPRYSDQSLQSGVFSPTHKSAVLNQFQHQQSILSPIHTTFSPKTADHALLQASYGGPSSGRMSPRNVEPISPMGPRVSMLAQREKQQQFRSLSSRELGSNSASIVGSSPNSWSKWGSSNGKPDWAVSTDELGKLRRSSSFELGNNGEEPDLSWVQSLVKESPTDIKEKQTSSSAVTATGSSNNGPSANSQREAVDHAVLGAWIDQMHLDLVAQQN